The DNA region AAAACTTTGGTtctatgtgtgtgagtttttttttgtgttttattgctgTTGCCGCATGATTTGGTTTGCACTGCACCGTGAAGGGAAATGGGGCGAGGGGTGGCgaaccaaaaaaccaaaaaccgaGGCAAACTAGATGGAAGAAGCTTTGCGCTGTGCCTTCGCCTTCCACCTCCTCCAAAGGCACACATGTGCACTTTATCTTTTAAAACCATTGCCCCAAAACTGCATTACCCGTTTTGTCCTTCCGGTCGGGCGCCCTTGTGCCCGCAAAAGGgacgggattttttttttttggggcgtGTATGCTACAGTTATTGGGgaagcaaaacgaaagaagaaaaaggacagCACGCACACAGATGCAGAGGCGACCGGGACGAGGTGAAACAATAGTTCCTTTGCCGGCGTGCGCTCGCGGACGCTCTTTGTCCCTTACCTTTGCTTTGCTAGAAGGTATCcggaaggtgtgtgtgtgtgtgtgcgttaaaaTGGTGACTTTTCGCCTTGAGCTTGAGCGTTTGCCGGCCGCTTCGGGATGtcttgtattttgttgttgttgttgctgttgctttggGTTGCTACTGCTTGATTGCTGCTGATTGCTGGCTCGGGTCGCTTACGGTTGTGCGTACCttacatacacatatacacacaagcacaaggAAACACACGCACTAGTAGGGCCGCAAATtatttccgttccgttccgcttCCGTCACTGTCACTTTGTCCTTGCAGTCCCGGCTAAAAACGGCACGGGAAGTCGGCGGTCACCGGCGTCGGTGGGCCACAGGGCGCGAGATAATATACCCGAAAGTgtacacacacttacacacatacacacgggcGCGTACGCACGCACCGATAATGCACCGATTGCAGCGCGATGCACCGGGgggtgttttaattttttaaacaaaccgaaccgaaatgaaacaaatgaaatagaTAGAGCGCCCGTTTCCGTGCACGGTAAAAAAGGACcggagcaaaagaaaaaacaaaactcaaacgAAGATGTAACAAATATTCGCAATCGCCGCACACTACACactacgcacacacaaactacCGAGCGGACAGCAAAATGCAATTCACGGGCGTGTTCGCTTGCGATTGATTCGGGTTGCGctcgtactgctgctgctgctgctgatgctgattcGATTCCTGTGCTATGTTGCTACCTGGCTGCTGCAGACGATCGAACGAGACCTCCATCCGCGACCACTTCTGTTTCGTTAATGCTGCACGTCTGCCCTTTTGCGCGATGCTCGGGCGGCTCTCGCTGGAAAACCATGATGATGCCGCCCGGCCCGGCCCTGCCCGGTCCTGCCCTGCCCTTGCCCCGCCGAAGATgttgctgtgtatgtgtgcgtgtgtatatgcgtgtgtgtgtgtgtaagcgcgcgtgtgtgtgtagagtgtATTCGCCCTACCGTACGAAGACGCCGCGTCTGCGCCTGCGTCTGTGTTGGTGAGACGGTTGGCAAGGCGGATGCTTGCTACTGGAGcgcgcaccaacacacacacacacacacacacacacacacacacacacacacacacacacacacacacacacacacacacacacacacacagataaatgcaaaaaaacacacacacacataaaaatgtATTGTTACATTTGTCTATTGCTTGTAatttaattgtaaaaaaatgtgtacaataataataattaaatttactaACTTCACATTTGCCGTCAGATTGTACGGCAAATTGCTAGAGTAAAACCGTCGTAGGCGGACCGTATGGTATCTCGGCCGCTGCACTGCCCACGGGGGTTTGTGTCCCGGGAAAGCCGATAGATGGCGCTGCCCGGCAAAACGTTTCGTAGCCGTCGCGGGCGGCAAGCAATTTGGTTATCTGGTTTTTTCTGTTAGGTAGTTTTCCTAGAAACCTGATCACTGATTCTAAagaatcgcaaaaatcgctaGAATTTTGATCCACGTAAAGCTCTAGCTTATCAATGCGAGGGACATGGAACAAGTGAAAACGAAACGCTCAAATAGGTAATTAAATTTCTACCGGACGGGGAGAAATGAGTTACATTAAACTCTGtaagcagtgctgcaaaatgtcatgagtatcacgagattttcaccaacgaaaacaatgaacatatccgtggtagcttgatgctcattgctgatagtcaataaaagtgcgccatgacatgctgaacacgacatgtgaattcttgagtccaacgcgatactctgactgacaagcttagctttatgccggcgcaagcataatcatgatttttttctggctgtgaacagtgctgccaaatgccactgtttcaatcatcaacactcatgactgaaatgaagctcaaatcagatcacgtacacaactgagatgatcagtcactatactcaaacagttgtaaaatcaatcacatgcttggtgacatttagtttagcacccaacttttgatcactcacttggtcacgacattgttgtcagcgataatcgcgacattcttggaatatacttggcgcgtaggctctagcaacaaaatgagcatgctttctctctctatctgttttgattatctgtcgggtcaaacagagcgagaaaacatgctcattttgattcttggaaccactcgcacgcaatgcatatctcccgtgaccatcgcgatgatcaccgactgcaaatgtcgcgaccaagtgattgaacacgagttggttgcacataatgtcaccaagcatgcgatggtcgcaccaactgtttgaggctcgcctTTGATCTTCGCAGTAGAGCTTGTGACgctgagatgattttgtttcagccagaatttgtcatgactatgtaagtgacattttgcaaaattgatcgcagcaaaaaaaaagtcgtaatatagtgactgaccaagtgatggtcgcaaacatgtcatgagcatgtattagtcacaccaatcgttctgagtatcacctctgattgtcacaattgagtacgtgacgctgatatggattttgtttcagtcagatttttttaagaCATTGAtattgacattttgcagcactgtctGTAAGTGCATTTATTGCCATTGGTACGTTATTTCTCATGAAGCATTTTCGTGCCAATATCGAGAAATTATAAACGAGGTTATTAATAGCTTTAAagttaaaatttaaaaccaGCACTTTCCGGTGGCGAGTTTAATTGCCTTTCTTGTAGAGCATAAATCGTAATATTTCGACATGTTTATGACGAAAACTAACCTTAAATCTCATTGTCACGACATCCGTACATTAACCCTATTCCAGGAAAccggctacccgggtagccaaATCAATTTTCATTGCTTATTCCACTGATTCTAAGAATCCGattgacttgaaatttgaaatgtaAGTGTAAACCACAGCCATTTTTCTCTGAAGTTTTTCGTATATGTTTTTGATTATAATAAACCTGTTTTTTAGaattattttttgcaaatactTCTATTTCAGGAAATCGGGCTACACGTGTAGCCAGCTACTTTGGTGACTTATATCTTTTGAATGCGTAATACAATATTGATGCGATATTCTGCTGAGAATTGAATAAACTAATGCAGTTTCTATAATTGTGCAtagattggtaaaaaaaagaacacgtctaatgtatttttttttcagaattaaaatttaaaatgatgCGGGAGCTggaatatgattttttttttggttggcgGTGACAGAGTTCAAGAGTTTCCAGGTGTTCTCATAGTTGTTGgtcacttccttgactctttcctattggaagtgGAACTTCATATGTTGGAATTTGGACTCTATGGTATCCTTTTTGGTCTGGCTTCTTGAAAATTCCTATTTGCCAAACAAGGGTGCTATGGAGTCCAAATCCCCTTtgcattaagttcatttcacgtaagaaagagtcaataaaatgaaattggAAAACTCTGTATTGTACCTTATTATGAAGCTGGCTCATGTTCATGACTGAGACAcgtaaataagcaaaatggcaaaacaatcATGAGTCTTTTCATAAACTACATAGAATTGatagaaaataatgaaataaagcaaataacGAATAAAAACACGTTGAAGGTCATGATAAGTTTGGGAATAGTTTGTAAGCAAATATACggatttgtattgttttaataaaaaaaagtgacaTATTGTACTTTAACATGTTTCTGCTTCTAAAGAGattaaaatttgaagttgGCGTTCCTTTGAACTTCAAATGtcttaaataaatataattgatttttttttaatttaaaaatagttaAATATTATTGGCTGCAGCGCTGCCATAAAAACTGAAACAAtctgagcaaaaaaaacataccattGAAACATTGTTCACATCCAAAACCATGTTTCTAAGATTAACGACAAGATGTGCAGGTACGTTGAATAGTTTAATTATACAATACGTTACTATGTCTCGCTCCAGATTCCGCGACGCGAAGCCCTCCCAAAGAGCTCGATTGAAAAACACTTTCCACGGATGTCTGCTTGCCGACCCGTATGTCGCCATAAACAGACGGATCAAAGTAAGCCCTCCCGAAAGTGTTTTGACGCGCgtattgctgttattatttgtTCCGGTGCTGGGTGCTGGATGTTTGCGTCGCGTCGTCTGGCGAGCGAATACACATAAATATAACCCACGCGTAGCAGCTCTATCTGTTCGCTGCCCATCGACAAGAGAAAACGCAACTACAAATTGAACTGGTTTGCGGTGGCTGTACGaatgtatttaaaatttaaacgCTCCTTTTAATCGAAATGAAACTTGAACAAAAGCTTGATTCACCGCTATTTGCTAATGGCAACTGCAACCAACGGCTCCATCGGTTATCACACGGTTCGGGAAAGTGGCAGTTTTTGCTGTGCTGCCCGCTAGGCATGAATCGATATTTAATCGGTCATGACTCATAACTTCATCCAACTGAGTTACTAATAGTCGGTTTGATTGCTTTCAAATGTTGCTGTATGTGGTTTCCGGTCGCCCCCCTACATCGTCTTCTCACTTCAAACACCCGCTAATGCTCAGCATAGGTAGGCACGCGGTAGATGACTCATGCGGTGAGCACATGAAAATACATATGCGCACAGATGCGGTGCAGCCACCGATGCGTTTGCTAGTCCAGGAACGGGGGGTTTGGGGATGTTTAAGTCGAGCAAGTAAATCGACCATCGAGTCTATCTATAGCGTCTTCTTGCTGCTGGCAGCATCGTCGACAGCGTCGGAGGTTGCGGTATCGGCGGCAACCGTCGGGCCCACCGGGTCGTGACCGGGCGGCACAGCTGTCTTCTTGCCTGCCCACCGGCACACCCCCCCGGCACAGTCGAACGGATTTTTCGGCTCCGTCTTGATCATGTTGCCGTCCGCATCCTTCTTCTCCCAGGGGTTCCAGTACTTGAGCAGGATCGGCTGCACGAACTTGTGCCACAGGTAGAGCAGCACGGGCACAATGAAGCACGGCACGCACACCATTCTTTCTTCCGGGTGTGAGATTGGAAGGTTGTCGTTTCCTTCACCGCGCGGCGGTCGTTGCTCTCTTTCCGGTTGTGTTGCCCTTGAGAATGAGTGTTACGAGCATGAGGCAGGTGTGGGCTGCTGGAGAATTACACCGAATACTCACTTACTCAAGTGGTACGTTTGCAGATCGATGCAAGCAATCCGCAGTCCTTTGGATTTATATATTAGACAACACAGGACCGTAGTCGAAGGACACTAGTCGAATGGGTGGAAGCTGCAGAATGGCCACGAATAAAAAACGACCACCACagatggttttgtgttttgtttcgccaGCCTTTTCTGTGTGatgagaaaagaaaacacacacacacacacgcactacCAAAACAAGCGAGCTGACAACTGTGTGGTGTGACCAGTGTGACCAGATGATTTCGGCGGTTTGCGGTAGGagtagggtaactgtaccagttttcggcacgctagtgcagcagtttcacaaaaactgctcacaaataaacattttttattatttttcatgaaagtgaTGTTATTCTGGTTGATAAACTATCATAATATGTTacactattttttatttgccggttCATAGccctttttcataaatattcgtaaaaatgcaaacattgcttttgctcctattttcggcagtttgttcctatttACGGCAGGTTGTGTTCctacccaaatagccagctcgtactttatagctgatttagggctgtttaacgaaaaatcgttccgatgtcgtactttgtggctgattaagagatagacgatactttgcggaactaccCAACTGCCACAAATCCattaaacgaccactaaacgggttctaaacgactcaagttctctacctaaacggaatatagaaagacttcgtttagcagacggcaaacgactcatgcattctaaaaatagcgaaaaagctggtgccgttctctgttggtgggataccccaaccagttgagcttaatcgcttggaggagagctttctcatttcctctgtactgttgtatggtttcgcattgaagttatgcatcgctagaactagaacggcgatacgattgtttaaatattaactgaagcaagtgagatttgagtaatggtcgttggtgttgatacccacgtatttgaccacacgaccatttatatagatttttgctcagaaagttagaaggctatataggtcatgataagatgaaacttgtcgaaacacattgcaagaaaaggatagcaatataatgatgagctgtaatacgccatctattgatcaaaccaatgaagctgtggagctttcatttttttctgtggatattcaattttccagtcgtttaagcttaatctgtggcgcttgggtatggagctttttaacaggcacatggtactctttggaactttgcggctgattaacactatgtgtagggttcatgatggaactttaaggcttgttaagaacgtgtaccgaacttggtggaacttcatagctttttaatgcatgacatcggtacaaggtgggtcttgtcaaagtgtcgaAGACAGACGCCGCCAATCATTTCATTGCTGC from Anopheles coluzzii chromosome X, AcolN3, whole genome shotgun sequence includes:
- the LOC120955871 gene encoding UPF0729 protein AGAP000931; translation: MVCVPCFIVPVLLYLWHKFVQPILLKYWNPWEKKDADGNMIKTEPKNPFDCAGGVCRWAGKKTAVPPGHDPVGPTVAADTATSDAVDDAASSKKTL